A section of the Methanosarcina mazei S-6 genome encodes:
- a CDS encoding phenylacetate--CoA ligase family protein, with translation MPEYWDPEIETMPVDDLRKLQEEKLKKLVHYVYENSPFYRKRFDEHGVRPEDIQTLEDVRKLPFTYKQDLRDTYPTGMFCVPNSKLARFHASSGTTGKPTVVGYTHKDIDNWAESLARALTSVGVGKEDILQVSYGYGLFTGGLGAHYGSEKVGATVLPTSSGNTERQLELMKDLGTTSIACTPSYFLYMIETARKEGINIRNDTKLRKGFFGAEPWSEELKRRIEEESGIKAYDIYGTSELSGPLFTECDEQCGIHIWADLFLVEILDPETGEPVPDGETGELVITTLAKEANPLIRYRIKDLTRKLSDPCKCGRTHPRITRISGRSDDMIIVRGINVFPGQVESVLMNIPEVGNHFMIIVDRIGPLDSMKVQIEMHESAFSDKMSDMMALKGKIASALKSVLNLAVEVELVEHGSLPRSEGKSKKVIDKRKI, from the coding sequence ATGCCAGAATACTGGGATCCTGAAATCGAGACAATGCCTGTGGACGACTTGAGAAAGTTGCAGGAAGAAAAATTGAAAAAACTTGTACATTACGTGTATGAGAACTCTCCTTTTTACAGAAAAAGGTTTGACGAACACGGGGTTCGCCCGGAAGACATCCAGACTCTCGAAGATGTCAGGAAATTACCTTTTACATATAAGCAGGATCTCAGAGATACCTACCCTACAGGGATGTTTTGCGTTCCCAATTCAAAGCTTGCCCGCTTCCATGCTTCTTCGGGTACCACAGGCAAACCAACTGTTGTAGGATACACACATAAGGATATTGACAACTGGGCAGAATCCCTTGCCCGTGCTCTCACCTCCGTAGGAGTGGGGAAAGAAGATATCCTTCAGGTAAGCTACGGGTACGGGCTTTTTACAGGAGGACTCGGCGCCCACTATGGAAGTGAAAAAGTGGGAGCAACCGTACTCCCCACAAGTTCGGGAAACACAGAAAGGCAGCTTGAACTCATGAAAGACCTCGGCACGACATCCATAGCCTGCACCCCCTCTTACTTCCTGTACATGATTGAGACCGCCAGGAAAGAAGGAATCAACATCAGGAATGATACAAAATTAAGGAAGGGATTCTTCGGAGCCGAACCCTGGTCCGAGGAGCTCAAGAGGAGAATAGAAGAGGAATCAGGGATTAAAGCCTATGATATTTACGGGACTTCGGAACTCAGCGGCCCTCTTTTTACCGAATGCGACGAACAGTGCGGCATCCATATCTGGGCAGACCTTTTCCTTGTAGAGATTCTGGACCCTGAAACCGGTGAGCCTGTTCCTGATGGAGAGACAGGGGAACTTGTAATTACCACCCTTGCAAAAGAAGCAAACCCCCTTATCCGCTACAGAATCAAAGACCTTACCAGAAAACTGTCTGATCCCTGTAAATGCGGCAGGACGCACCCGAGGATTACACGCATCAGCGGACGCTCGGATGACATGATCATCGTGCGCGGCATAAATGTATTCCCCGGCCAGGTAGAATCGGTTTTGATGAATATCCCTGAAGTCGGAAACCATTTCATGATAATTGTGGACAGAATAGGTCCGCTCGACTCAATGAAGGTGCAGATAGAGATGCATGAGTCTGCCTTCAGTGATAAAATGTCGGATATGATGGCCCTTAAAGGGAAAATCGCAAGCGCTTTAAAGAGCGTGCTTAACCTTGCAGTCGAAGTAGAGCTTGTCGAACACGGCTCTCTTCCACGTTCGGAAGGGAAATCAAAGAAAGTTATAGACAAGAGAAAGATCTGA
- a CDS encoding DHH family phosphoesterase gives MRVDEAEFFNRLLDYRNILYLCHRNADPDAVSSAFALSEAIGGTVGLVDGCNRVASVLIDRLGIEVVDKPDPANYGFVVVVDTSTKAQLNDIELTSYCVIDHHTTTALTENAEFFLHRNTTSTVEIVYDILKAMGAPINRRMGIGMLTGIVTDTGHFKHASADTFKTVAKIIEASGVEYGEVLDLMAATPQDISMRIAILKAASRVELDRVGDMIIASSHVSSFGGSASSMLINIGADVAFVGTTKGESVRVSARAKRDAVNAGVNLGQLMEDISNEYNGTGGGHSGAAGIDIIANMDEVLHKCREMTKKILENCLGTTAKEISEEEIEVNEDE, from the coding sequence ATGCGAGTTGATGAAGCGGAGTTTTTTAACCGGCTCCTTGACTATCGAAACATTTTATATTTGTGTCACAGGAATGCAGATCCGGATGCCGTTAGCAGTGCTTTCGCTCTTTCTGAAGCTATAGGAGGAACAGTCGGACTGGTGGATGGGTGTAACCGTGTAGCATCTGTCCTGATCGACAGGCTCGGAATCGAGGTAGTGGATAAGCCAGACCCTGCAAATTATGGTTTTGTTGTCGTGGTCGATACCTCGACAAAAGCACAGCTAAATGATATAGAGCTGACCAGTTATTGCGTAATTGACCATCATACCACTACTGCCCTCACAGAAAACGCAGAATTTTTCCTGCACAGGAATACAACTTCCACTGTAGAGATAGTCTACGATATCCTGAAAGCAATGGGAGCTCCGATTAACCGCAGGATGGGAATTGGCATGCTCACAGGAATAGTAACTGATACAGGGCATTTTAAGCATGCTTCAGCCGATACTTTCAAAACTGTGGCGAAAATTATTGAGGCAAGTGGGGTAGAGTATGGAGAAGTCCTTGACCTTATGGCTGCTACACCCCAGGACATCTCAATGCGCATAGCTATCCTGAAAGCTGCAAGCAGGGTTGAACTCGACAGAGTAGGAGATATGATCATAGCTTCTTCTCATGTGAGTTCTTTCGGAGGCTCTGCATCTTCCATGCTCATTAACATCGGGGCTGATGTGGCTTTTGTGGGCACGACGAAAGGAGAAAGTGTCAGAGTGAGCGCAAGGGCAAAACGCGACGCTGTAAATGCGGGAGTCAATCTCGGCCAGCTGATGGAAGATATTAGCAATGAATATAACGGCACCGGAGGCGGACATTCAGGAGCTGCGGGAATAGATATAATTGCCAATATGGATGAAGTACTCCATAAATGCAGGGAGATGACAAAGAAAATCCTTGAGAACTGCCTCGGAACCACGGCAAAAGAGATTTCCGAGGAAGAAATCGAAGTCAATGAGGACGAATAA
- a CDS encoding prefoldin subunit beta yields the protein MTSELPPQIQNQIAQLQQVQQQVQALSMQKSQIEAMQKESKMALEELERLADDAVIYRSVGELVIKTTKEESVSKLKDREETLSLRLQSISRQEERLTARFKQLQEQIQQALGPRAQ from the coding sequence ATGACTTCAGAATTACCTCCTCAAATCCAGAACCAGATAGCACAGCTTCAGCAGGTACAGCAGCAAGTTCAGGCTCTGTCCATGCAAAAATCTCAGATTGAAGCTATGCAAAAAGAGTCAAAAATGGCTCTTGAGGAATTGGAAAGACTGGCTGACGATGCGGTTATTTACCGCAGTGTCGGAGAGCTGGTTATAAAAACAACTAAAGAGGAGTCCGTTTCAAAACTTAAAGACAGAGAAGAAACCCTCTCTCTCAGGCTTCAGTCTATCTCCAGGCAGGAAGAAAGACTTACTGCCCGCTTCAAACAGCTTCAGGAGCAGATCCAGCAGGCTCTTGGGCCCAGAGCACAATAA
- a CDS encoding M42 family metallopeptidase: MEKNTEKGEKLEEIRSLLEKFTNAHGISGFEGEVRKLLEKELEPYVDSMREDIMGNLIAVKEGKGPSVMLAAHMDEIGLMVRYIDENGFLRFVGIGGWFDQTLLNQRVIVHGKKGSIYGVIGSKPPHVMKDEDRKKPVKLEDMFIDIGAKDREDAENLGVEIGTSVSIDQEFTTLANGKVTSKAFDNRAGVVILVRVMKELHERGIEANVYAVGTVQEEVGLKGAKTCTFCICPDVALALDTTIPGDHPGISKIDSALELGKGPVITVADASGRGLIAHPQILKWLRETADKNEVPYQLGVGSGGTTDATSIHLTKEGIPTGTVSIATRYIHSPVEVLDMADIDACVSLIVTAIENLKSYF; encoded by the coding sequence ATGGAAAAAAATACGGAAAAAGGCGAAAAGCTTGAAGAAATAAGATCCCTTCTCGAAAAGTTCACGAATGCTCACGGAATTTCCGGCTTTGAAGGCGAAGTCCGGAAACTGCTTGAGAAAGAGCTTGAGCCCTATGTTGACAGTATGCGGGAGGACATTATGGGGAACCTCATCGCTGTTAAAGAGGGCAAAGGTCCTTCTGTAATGCTGGCTGCTCATATGGATGAAATCGGGCTGATGGTCAGATATATTGATGAGAACGGTTTCCTGCGCTTTGTCGGGATTGGGGGATGGTTTGACCAGACTCTTCTGAACCAGAGAGTTATCGTGCATGGCAAAAAGGGCTCCATTTATGGAGTCATAGGGTCCAAACCTCCTCATGTGATGAAAGATGAGGACAGAAAAAAGCCCGTGAAACTCGAGGACATGTTTATCGATATAGGGGCAAAGGACAGGGAGGACGCTGAAAATCTGGGTGTCGAGATAGGTACTTCAGTATCAATCGATCAGGAATTCACGACCCTGGCAAACGGAAAGGTTACCTCCAAGGCTTTTGATAACCGTGCAGGAGTTGTAATTCTCGTCAGAGTTATGAAAGAGCTTCATGAACGCGGGATTGAAGCAAATGTCTATGCTGTCGGCACGGTTCAGGAGGAAGTAGGGCTTAAAGGAGCAAAAACCTGTACTTTCTGCATCTGCCCGGATGTTGCCCTTGCCCTTGACACCACCATCCCTGGAGATCATCCGGGAATCAGCAAAATCGATTCAGCCCTGGAACTTGGAAAAGGACCGGTGATAACTGTAGCAGACGCGTCCGGAAGAGGTCTCATAGCCCATCCGCAGATTCTCAAATGGCTCCGGGAAACCGCCGATAAAAATGAGGTCCCCTATCAGCTGGGTGTAGGTTCTGGAGGCACCACAGACGCTACATCAATCCACCTCACCAAAGAAGGTATCCCTACAGGTACGGTCAGTATAGCCACACGCTACATTCACTCTCCTGTAGAGGTTCTGGATATGGCTGATATAGACGCCTGCGTTTCTCTCATTGTGACGGCAATAGAAAATTTAAAATCATACTTCTAA
- a CDS encoding lipid II:glycine glycyltransferase FemX: MAVEDEKENKLIGIFPFFIRNIFEDYRINKYLPIISNNFQIGCSPHHKLYSFGGPCVPSSLTSCEEIYRLMFDFIDSYSKNEKSIMDHLIYPYHNCLDSALIQNGYIKNGIKKTAIVNIDRDLNEICKGFKRQFSRDIKKASKKEIIIYESQNYEEDIDLYYNQFQKLLIDRVIERTGNCYKRVSYALVPYSYFEMLRDVLFPKKMARLFFAEYNGVKIGALINFYYKDTIYLGHTSVLRGEYNGLNAYKLLIWHIIVDGKKNGFKNLDVAGLHPDETHGQYHFKMGFNGQVKEIGVYSKSYRYDEIKHAKAIYNELRGLK; encoded by the coding sequence GTGGCAGTTGAAGACGAGAAAGAAAATAAATTAATAGGGATCTTTCCATTTTTTATAAGAAATATTTTTGAAGATTACAGAATTAACAAATATTTACCGATTATTTCTAATAACTTTCAAATAGGCTGTTCTCCTCATCATAAATTATACAGTTTTGGAGGCCCCTGTGTCCCTTCCAGTCTTACCAGTTGTGAAGAGATTTACAGGTTGATGTTTGATTTCATTGATTCGTATAGTAAAAATGAAAAAAGCATTATGGATCATTTGATATATCCCTATCATAATTGCCTGGACTCGGCACTAATTCAAAACGGATATATCAAAAATGGAATTAAAAAAACTGCTATAGTTAATATAGATAGGGACCTTAATGAAATATGTAAGGGGTTTAAGAGGCAATTCAGTAGAGATATAAAAAAAGCTTCAAAAAAAGAAATAATTATATACGAAAGTCAGAACTATGAGGAAGATATAGACCTTTACTATAATCAGTTCCAGAAACTATTAATTGACAGAGTTATCGAAAGGACTGGAAATTGTTATAAGAGAGTATCATATGCCCTGGTTCCATATTCGTATTTTGAAATGCTCCGTGACGTCCTTTTTCCGAAAAAAATGGCGAGGTTATTCTTTGCAGAATACAATGGAGTAAAAATTGGAGCATTAATAAATTTTTACTATAAAGATACTATATATCTGGGTCACACCTCGGTATTGAGAGGCGAATACAACGGTCTTAACGCTTATAAGCTCTTAATCTGGCACATCATAGTGGATGGAAAGAAAAATGGCTTCAAAAATCTTGATGTAGCGGGCCTTCACCCTGATGAAACACATGGTCAATATCACTTTAAAATGGGATTTAACGGTCAGGTCAAAGAGATCGGAGTATACAGTAAATCGTACAGATATGACGAGATTAAACATGCAAAAGCAATTTATAATGAATTGAGAGGGCTAAAATAA
- a CDS encoding (R)-citramalate synthase, giving the protein MRFLDTTLRDGEQTPGVALTKEKKLLIARALDEMKINVIEAGSAITSAGERESIRAVANAGLSAEICSYCRIVKTDVDHALECDVDSIHLVVPVSDLHIRTKIKKDRDTVRQIAADVTEYAKEHGLIVELSGEDSSRADLGFLKAVYSDGIDAGADRLCFCDTVGLLVPEKTTEIFRDLSSSLKAPISIHCHNDFGLATANTVAALAAGAKQAHVTINGLGERAGNASLEEVVMCLEWLYKYDTGIKHEQIYRTSRLVSRLTGIPVSPNKALVGGNAFTHEAGIHVHGLLADKATYEPMSPEYIGRQRQIVLGKHAGRSSITLALKEMGLEADDAQTEEIFNRVKQMGDQGKHVTDADLQIIAETVLDIYKEPLVKLEEFTIVSGNRVTPTASIKLNVKDKEIVQAGIGNGPVDAVINAIRRAVSSCAEDVILEEYHVDAVTGGTDALVEVRVKLSKEGKSITASGARTDIIMASVEAVMNGLNRLVRAE; this is encoded by the coding sequence ATCCGTTTTCTGGATACTACTTTGAGAGATGGTGAACAAACACCTGGCGTAGCCCTGACGAAAGAGAAAAAGCTCTTAATTGCAAGAGCCCTTGATGAGATGAAAATCAATGTAATCGAGGCAGGCTCTGCAATTACTTCCGCAGGCGAAAGGGAATCAATCAGGGCTGTAGCGAATGCAGGGCTCAGTGCCGAAATCTGCAGCTACTGCAGGATTGTAAAAACCGACGTTGACCATGCTCTTGAGTGCGATGTTGACTCTATCCACCTTGTCGTTCCGGTTTCTGACCTGCATATCAGGACGAAAATCAAAAAAGACCGGGATACAGTAAGGCAGATTGCAGCCGATGTAACCGAGTATGCCAAAGAACACGGTCTGATTGTGGAACTTAGCGGTGAGGATTCTTCGAGGGCAGACCTTGGCTTCTTAAAAGCCGTTTACTCGGACGGAATAGACGCCGGAGCTGACAGATTATGCTTCTGCGATACGGTAGGTCTTCTGGTGCCCGAAAAAACCACTGAAATCTTCCGTGACCTGTCTTCTTCCCTGAAAGCCCCTATCAGCATTCACTGTCACAACGACTTTGGTTTAGCAACTGCAAATACGGTCGCAGCGCTCGCGGCAGGAGCAAAACAGGCTCATGTAACAATTAACGGTTTAGGTGAAAGAGCAGGAAATGCCTCTCTTGAAGAAGTCGTAATGTGCCTTGAGTGGCTGTACAAATATGACACCGGCATTAAGCACGAGCAGATATACCGGACTTCGAGGCTTGTGAGCCGCCTTACCGGAATTCCGGTTTCTCCCAATAAAGCCCTTGTGGGAGGAAATGCCTTCACCCATGAAGCAGGCATTCATGTGCACGGGCTTCTGGCTGACAAGGCAACCTATGAGCCAATGAGCCCTGAATATATTGGACGGCAGCGCCAGATCGTACTTGGAAAACACGCGGGAAGAAGCTCTATTACCCTTGCTTTAAAGGAAATGGGGCTTGAAGCTGATGATGCCCAGACTGAAGAGATTTTCAACAGGGTCAAGCAGATGGGCGACCAGGGTAAACATGTTACAGATGCTGACCTGCAGATCATCGCAGAAACCGTGCTTGATATCTACAAAGAACCTCTGGTAAAGTTAGAAGAATTCACCATAGTATCCGGAAACCGGGTGACTCCAACAGCTTCCATAAAGCTCAATGTAAAAGACAAAGAGATCGTACAGGCCGGAATCGGAAACGGACCTGTGGATGCGGTTATCAATGCTATCCGGAGAGCTGTAAGTTCCTGTGCTGAAGACGTCATCCTTGAAGAGTACCATGTAGACGCGGTTACCGGCGGAACCGATGCCCTTGTAGAGGTAAGGGTAAAGCTTTCCAAGGAAGGAAAGTCAATCACCGCAAGTGGAGCCAGGACGGACATTATCATGGCTTCTGTAGAAGCCGTAATGAACGGACTTAACCGCCTTGTCCGGGCAGAATAA